A genomic segment from Polyangium mundeleinium encodes:
- a CDS encoding aldehyde dehydrogenase family protein, whose translation MKRYQMLIGGNWVDSVSGQTRELRDPANGEVVASVPEASREDARAAIDAARVAFDRGPWRKTTALDRGKLLFKLAEALTKEADALARLEVQSCGKPLAEAQFDVADAANCFEFYGGLATKIAGETMNVPANSLSFVVREPLGVCGQIIPWNYPLLMAAWKLAPALAAGNTCVLKPSELTPLTALELGRILTEVGFPPGVVNIITGPGAGAGEELAESPHVDKVAFTGGTVTGRKILLASSGNLKKVTLELGGKNPNIVFADADFEAAVDGALFGAFANQGEVCSAGSRLLVERSIHDRLVAGMVEKIPRVKVGHGLDPATKMGPLVSAAHRDKVESYIRIGVEEGARLVCGGKRPADPALAKGHFLEPTIFVDVKPSMRIAREEIFGPVLSVIPFDTEEEAIAIANDSEYGLAAAVWTKNLTRAHRVIRELRAGITWVNTYHPTFNEMPWGGYKQSGTGRELGLYGIEAYLETKQVNINLDEAPLGWY comes from the coding sequence ATGAAACGCTATCAGATGCTCATCGGTGGGAATTGGGTGGACAGCGTCTCCGGTCAGACGCGTGAGCTTCGCGACCCGGCCAATGGCGAGGTCGTCGCCTCGGTCCCCGAGGCCTCCCGGGAGGATGCGCGGGCGGCCATCGACGCGGCCCGTGTTGCCTTCGATCGCGGCCCCTGGCGCAAGACCACCGCGCTCGATCGCGGAAAACTCCTCTTCAAGCTCGCCGAAGCCCTCACCAAGGAGGCCGACGCCCTCGCGCGCCTCGAAGTCCAGAGCTGTGGCAAGCCCCTCGCCGAGGCCCAGTTCGACGTCGCCGACGCCGCCAACTGCTTCGAGTTCTACGGCGGCCTCGCCACCAAGATCGCCGGCGAGACCATGAACGTCCCCGCGAACAGCCTGAGCTTCGTCGTTCGCGAACCCCTCGGCGTCTGCGGCCAGATCATCCCCTGGAACTACCCGCTCCTCATGGCCGCGTGGAAGCTCGCCCCCGCCCTCGCGGCCGGCAACACGTGTGTGCTCAAACCGTCGGAGCTGACGCCCCTCACGGCCTTGGAGCTCGGCCGCATCCTCACCGAGGTCGGCTTTCCGCCCGGCGTCGTCAACATCATCACGGGCCCGGGGGCCGGCGCGGGCGAGGAGCTCGCCGAGAGCCCGCACGTCGACAAGGTCGCTTTCACCGGCGGCACCGTCACCGGCCGCAAGATCCTCCTCGCTTCCTCGGGCAACTTGAAGAAGGTCACGCTCGAGCTCGGCGGCAAGAACCCGAACATCGTCTTCGCCGACGCCGATTTCGAGGCCGCCGTCGACGGCGCGCTCTTCGGCGCCTTCGCGAACCAAGGCGAGGTCTGCTCGGCCGGATCTCGCCTCCTCGTCGAGCGCTCGATCCACGATCGCCTCGTCGCCGGCATGGTCGAGAAGATCCCGCGCGTGAAGGTCGGCCATGGCCTCGATCCCGCGACGAAGATGGGCCCGCTCGTCTCGGCGGCGCACCGGGACAAGGTCGAGTCGTACATCCGCATCGGCGTCGAGGAGGGCGCGCGGCTCGTCTGCGGCGGCAAGCGGCCCGCGGATCCTGCGCTCGCGAAGGGGCACTTCCTCGAGCCCACGATTTTCGTCGACGTCAAGCCTTCGATGCGCATCGCGCGCGAGGAGATCTTCGGGCCTGTCCTCAGCGTCATCCCCTTCGACACCGAGGAGGAGGCCATCGCGATCGCGAACGACAGCGAGTACGGCCTCGCGGCGGCGGTGTGGACGAAGAACCTCACGCGCGCGCACCGCGTGATCCGCGAGCTTCGCGCCGGCATCACCTGGGTGAACACGTATCACCCGACGTTCAACGAGATGCCTTGGGGCGGCTACAAGCAGAGCGGCACCGGGCGTGAGCTCGGGCTCTATGGCATCGAGGCTTATCTCGAGACCAAGCAGGTCAACATCAATCTGGACGAGGCCCCGCTCGGCTGGTACTAG
- a CDS encoding ABC transporter permease — translation MDTAPAAKASIHAQTPPKRRALLFLVLPPALWLLCFLVLPYLGLFFQSFLGTNDLGDVVLEPSLDAWRAFFTKTLYRSTLLYTFKIALTVTSLAVLFSVPLAYFIAFKVRRGKELLYSLIIVPLWVSYIVRAYAWKIILGREGILNSFLQWAKITDAPVEAFLYSEWAIIIGLVHIYTPFVLMPVYTAFEQIPRSLVEASKDLGAGRITTFFRVVLPLSLPGVIAGGTFAFVLTLGDFLAPVLLGGTDNLMISNVVQNLFGTSNDRPLGSVVGIVLLVVVVALLETTSRAEKSFASLESGRGRLGGAR, via the coding sequence ATGGATACGGCGCCCGCCGCGAAGGCATCGATTCACGCGCAAACCCCGCCGAAGCGGCGGGCGCTCCTGTTCCTCGTCCTGCCCCCTGCGCTCTGGCTGCTCTGCTTCCTCGTCCTGCCCTACCTGGGTCTGTTCTTTCAGAGCTTCCTCGGCACGAACGACCTCGGCGACGTCGTCCTCGAGCCCTCGCTGGACGCGTGGAGGGCCTTCTTCACGAAGACCCTCTACCGCAGCACGTTGCTCTACACCTTCAAGATCGCGCTGACCGTCACGAGCCTCGCCGTGCTCTTCAGCGTGCCGCTCGCGTACTTCATTGCCTTCAAGGTGCGCCGCGGGAAGGAATTGCTCTACAGCCTCATCATCGTCCCGCTCTGGGTGAGCTACATCGTCCGTGCGTATGCGTGGAAGATCATCCTCGGCCGCGAAGGGATCCTGAACTCCTTTTTGCAATGGGCGAAGATCACGGACGCGCCCGTCGAGGCCTTCCTCTACAGTGAATGGGCCATCATCATCGGCCTCGTCCACATCTACACGCCCTTCGTGCTCATGCCGGTGTACACCGCGTTCGAGCAGATCCCGCGCTCGCTCGTCGAGGCCTCGAAGGACCTCGGGGCCGGCCGCATCACCACGTTCTTCCGCGTCGTGCTCCCGCTCTCGCTCCCGGGCGTCATCGCGGGCGGCACCTTTGCGTTCGTTTTGACGCTCGGTGATTTCCTCGCGCCCGTCCTGCTCGGCGGCACCGACAACCTCATGATCTCGAACGTCGTGCAGAACCTCTTCGGCACCTCGAACGATCGTCCCCTCGGCTCCGTCGTCGGAATCGTCCTGCTCGTCGTGGTCGTGGCGCTGCTGGAGACGACGTCGCGCGCGGAAAAGTCGTTCGCGAGCCTCGAATCGGGCCGCGGCCGCCTCGGAGGCGCGCGTTGA
- a CDS encoding ABC transporter ATP-binding protein, whose amino-acid sequence MELRKVVKRFGDVEVVKSLDLSIEKGEFLTFLGPSGCGKTTTLRMIGGFEMPTSGEIYLSGREVSALPPYKRDVNTVFQSYALFPHMSVRQNVAYGLEQKRLPKAEIERKVTEVLAMVRMDSFAARKPRELSGGQQQRVAVARAIVNGPTVLLLDEPLGALDLKLRKEMQFELKSLQRKLGMTFVYVTHDQEEALTMSDRVAVMNGGRIEQIDEPVAIYNRPKTRFVADFIGETNLLAGEVLREGSAHAFSLGDARIPIEPDAVLESGRGVSLSVRPEMVSVRKAEGSTAEGVALPGIVEETVFVGSVWKTVVRLKGGERVVATEPPATHDQLEKGTSVVVGWNPKSAVVLEA is encoded by the coding sequence GTGGAGCTACGCAAGGTCGTCAAGCGCTTCGGCGACGTCGAGGTCGTCAAGTCGCTCGATCTATCCATCGAGAAGGGCGAATTCCTCACCTTCCTCGGCCCGAGCGGGTGCGGCAAGACCACGACGCTGCGCATGATCGGCGGCTTCGAGATGCCCACCTCGGGCGAGATCTACCTGAGCGGCCGCGAGGTCTCCGCGCTCCCGCCGTACAAGCGCGACGTGAACACGGTCTTCCAGAGCTACGCCCTCTTCCCCCACATGAGCGTGCGCCAGAACGTCGCTTATGGGCTCGAACAGAAGCGCCTCCCCAAGGCCGAGATCGAGCGCAAGGTGACGGAGGTCCTCGCCATGGTGCGCATGGACAGCTTCGCCGCGCGCAAGCCCCGCGAGCTCTCCGGCGGCCAGCAGCAGCGCGTCGCCGTTGCGCGCGCGATCGTCAATGGCCCCACCGTGCTCCTGCTCGACGAGCCCCTCGGCGCGCTCGACTTGAAGCTCCGCAAGGAGATGCAATTCGAGCTGAAGAGCCTCCAGCGCAAGCTCGGCATGACGTTCGTCTACGTCACGCACGACCAGGAAGAGGCGCTCACCATGAGCGACCGCGTCGCCGTCATGAACGGCGGCCGGATCGAGCAGATCGACGAGCCAGTCGCCATTTACAACCGCCCGAAGACCCGCTTCGTCGCCGATTTCATCGGCGAGACCAACCTGCTCGCGGGCGAGGTTTTGCGCGAGGGCTCCGCGCACGCGTTTTCCCTCGGCGACGCGCGCATCCCGATCGAGCCCGACGCCGTCCTTGAATCGGGGCGTGGTGTCTCCTTGAGCGTGCGCCCCGAAATGGTCAGCGTGCGCAAGGCCGAGGGCAGCACAGCCGAGGGCGTCGCGCTCCCCGGGATCGTCGAGGAGACCGTCTTCGTCGGCTCCGTCTGGAAGACCGTCGTGCGCCTCAAGGGCGGCGAGCGTGTCGTCGCGACCGAGCCGCCGGCCACACACGACCAGCTCGAAAAGGGCACCTCGGTCGTCGTGGGTTGGAATCCCAAGAGCGCCGTCGTCCTGGAGGCCTGA
- the gabT gene encoding 4-aminobutyrate--2-oxoglutarate transaminase translates to MRIELKTEIPGPRSRELMEQRRAAVARGPFHGTPIFVAKAHGAVIEDVDGNRLLDFASGIAVTNLGHTPEDVVRAVQTQAERFLHTSFNVVPYEGYVTLCERLNRITPGSFAKKAFLANSGAEAVENAVKIARAHTKRQGVVVFDHAFHGRTYLAMSMTSKVGYRQGFAPFVPEVYRTPFPYAYRSPEPDASAWALRELRELVLHHVGANNVAAVVIELILGEGGFVDAPVPFVQELASFCKEHGIVLIVDEIQTGFGRTGALFACEHYGVEPDLVTLAKGLGSGLPISAVVGRAEIMDAPVEGAIGGTFGGNPVAIAAALAVLDRFEADGGALLKRIQAVGEQIGARLLAWKERFPIIGDVRGIGPMRAIELVQDPRTREPDKAAAQALAKYCYQHGVVVLGAGTYGNVIRLAPPLTLEDAELDEGLVILEAGLAELGRRA, encoded by the coding sequence ATGCGGATCGAATTGAAGACAGAGATCCCGGGGCCTCGGAGCCGGGAGCTCATGGAGCAGCGGCGCGCGGCGGTCGCTCGGGGGCCGTTCCATGGCACGCCCATCTTCGTCGCGAAGGCGCACGGCGCGGTGATCGAGGACGTCGACGGCAATCGGCTCCTCGATTTCGCGTCGGGTATCGCCGTGACGAACCTCGGCCACACGCCCGAGGACGTCGTGCGGGCCGTGCAAACGCAGGCCGAGCGGTTCTTGCACACGAGCTTCAACGTCGTCCCTTACGAGGGCTACGTGACGCTCTGCGAGCGCCTGAACCGCATCACGCCGGGCAGCTTCGCGAAGAAGGCTTTCCTCGCGAACAGCGGCGCCGAGGCCGTCGAGAACGCCGTCAAGATCGCCCGCGCCCACACGAAGCGCCAGGGCGTCGTCGTCTTCGACCACGCCTTCCACGGCCGCACCTACCTCGCGATGAGCATGACCAGCAAGGTCGGCTATCGGCAGGGCTTCGCGCCCTTCGTCCCCGAGGTCTACCGCACGCCGTTCCCCTACGCCTACCGCTCGCCCGAGCCCGACGCCTCCGCGTGGGCCCTGCGCGAGCTGCGTGAGCTCGTCCTGCACCACGTCGGCGCGAACAACGTCGCGGCGGTCGTGATCGAGCTCATCCTCGGCGAGGGCGGCTTCGTCGACGCGCCCGTGCCTTTTGTCCAAGAGCTCGCGAGCTTCTGCAAAGAGCACGGCATCGTCCTCATCGTCGACGAGATCCAGACCGGCTTCGGCCGCACCGGCGCGCTCTTCGCGTGCGAGCACTACGGCGTCGAGCCCGACCTCGTCACGCTCGCGAAGGGCCTCGGATCGGGCCTGCCGATCTCCGCGGTCGTCGGCCGCGCCGAGATCATGGATGCGCCTGTCGAGGGCGCGATCGGCGGCACGTTCGGCGGAAACCCCGTCGCCATCGCGGCCGCGCTCGCCGTGCTCGATCGCTTCGAGGCCGACGGCGGCGCGCTTTTGAAGCGCATCCAGGCCGTCGGCGAGCAGATCGGCGCGCGCCTCCTCGCTTGGAAAGAGCGTTTTCCGATCATCGGCGACGTGCGCGGCATCGGCCCCATGCGGGCCATCGAGCTCGTGCAGGATCCTCGGACGCGCGAGCCCGACAAGGCCGCGGCGCAGGCGCTCGCGAAGTATTGTTACCAGCACGGCGTCGTCGTCCTCGGCGCTGGCACGTACGGCAACGTCATTCGACTGGCCCCGCCGCTCACCCTCGAAGATGCCGAGCTCGACGAAGGGCTCGTGATCCTCGAAGCGGGGCTTGCAGAACTCGGGAGGCGCGCATGA
- a CDS encoding ABC transporter permease, translating to MKRRFDLPTFLVGSAAAFVLAFIYLPMVVVVVYSFNPDAVNVFPMRGFSLRWYRVMLEDEQLLAALRISLLVALGGTSIGLLLGVPGAIALARHDFPGKRILERIVLLPLTLPGIVTGVAMLSFFPLLGVPVSLLAVLIGHGTFLIAITLTQVYARLRRLDPSLEEASADLGAPPITTFFKVVLPNIKTAIIGSALLSFTLSLDEIPVTFFLIAGDNTLPIQIWAMMRRGISPEVNAISTLVFAGSIGLILLGTALGGRDKE from the coding sequence TTGAAGCGCCGCTTCGATCTGCCCACGTTCCTCGTCGGCTCCGCGGCGGCGTTCGTCCTCGCGTTCATCTACCTGCCGATGGTGGTCGTCGTCGTGTATTCGTTCAACCCCGACGCGGTGAACGTCTTCCCGATGCGCGGCTTCTCCCTCCGCTGGTATCGCGTGATGCTCGAGGATGAGCAGCTCCTCGCGGCGCTGCGCATCAGCCTCCTCGTCGCGCTCGGCGGCACCTCGATCGGCCTCCTCCTCGGCGTCCCTGGGGCCATCGCGCTCGCGCGCCATGATTTCCCGGGCAAACGGATCCTCGAACGGATCGTCCTTTTGCCCCTCACCTTGCCGGGCATCGTCACGGGCGTCGCCATGTTGAGCTTCTTTCCGCTCCTCGGCGTCCCCGTCTCGCTCCTCGCCGTCCTCATTGGCCACGGCACGTTCCTCATCGCGATCACGCTCACGCAGGTCTATGCCCGCCTCCGGCGCCTCGATCCTTCGCTCGAAGAGGCCTCGGCGGATCTCGGCGCGCCGCCGATCACGACCTTTTTCAAGGTCGTCCTGCCGAACATCAAGACGGCCATCATCGGCTCGGCGCTCCTCTCGTTCACGCTCTCGCTCGACGAGATTCCGGTCACGTTTTTCCTCATCGCGGGCGACAACACCCTCCCCATTCAGATCTGGGCCATGATGCGCCGGGGCATTTCTCCCGAGGTGAACGCCATCTCGACCCTCGTCTTTGCTGGATCGATCGGCCTCATCCTGCTCGGCACCGCGCTCGGCGGCCGCGACAAGGAGTAA
- a CDS encoding AAA family ATPase has protein sequence MAKLKRLKINKFRNVEPVELHFSDGFNVLLGINGSGKTTLLELIVAVLSRDLSAIQEEEFEVEYQIELETVTFEAVLENSARSPGEGLNRGANGRRASRRAEAAYHFRGTVRMGEGADPSEPWRKLSEDDWEELSFSMQGRYPLSVIDSMETLEHASRFDESTDFFRSLFDARTNASSTFTTIGDRYDPDGGIIFMGPREQVSNALKRAMIDESAGKWPAWREPHLLRFDMDKLPFVRDFVRLAGLKNGWLDVRLLQRSTRGGDDTAPYLTFGDLEFWFERLDDSRVRGDKLSHGQKRLLAFLYYLDCNPHIVIADELTNGLHHAWITACLQAIGDRQAFLANQDPLLLDELEFSSAEDVKRAFILCRCDTSSGKERLVWSNMSDYDAERFFEAYNVGLQHVSEILRDKNLW, from the coding sequence ATGGCGAAGCTCAAGCGGCTGAAGATCAACAAGTTCCGGAATGTCGAGCCGGTCGAGCTGCACTTCAGCGATGGGTTCAACGTGCTGCTCGGGATCAATGGGTCTGGGAAGACGACGCTATTGGAGTTGATTGTGGCGGTGCTCAGCCGGGATTTATCAGCAATCCAGGAGGAGGAGTTCGAGGTCGAGTACCAAATCGAACTGGAGACCGTCACGTTCGAGGCGGTGCTCGAAAACTCTGCCCGTTCCCCTGGCGAGGGATTGAACCGCGGCGCGAACGGCCGGCGCGCGAGCCGGAGGGCGGAAGCCGCATATCATTTCCGCGGAACCGTTCGCATGGGCGAGGGGGCCGACCCGAGCGAACCATGGCGAAAGCTCTCCGAGGATGATTGGGAGGAATTGTCGTTCTCGATGCAGGGCCGATACCCCCTGAGCGTCATCGATTCGATGGAGACGCTGGAACACGCGTCACGCTTCGACGAGTCCACGGATTTCTTTCGATCACTCTTCGATGCGCGCACGAATGCCTCGTCGACGTTCACCACCATCGGTGACCGCTACGATCCGGATGGCGGCATCATCTTCATGGGGCCTCGCGAGCAGGTGTCGAATGCGCTCAAGAGAGCCATGATCGACGAGAGCGCGGGGAAATGGCCCGCATGGCGCGAGCCTCACTTGTTGCGGTTCGACATGGACAAGCTGCCATTCGTGAGAGATTTCGTTCGCCTCGCTGGGCTCAAAAACGGTTGGCTCGATGTCAGGCTCTTGCAGAGGTCCACCAGAGGTGGTGACGACACGGCGCCATATCTGACCTTCGGCGACCTGGAATTTTGGTTCGAACGCCTGGATGATTCCCGGGTCCGCGGTGACAAGCTCAGCCATGGCCAGAAGCGCCTGCTCGCCTTTCTCTACTACCTCGACTGCAATCCTCACATCGTCATCGCCGACGAACTCACGAACGGCCTCCACCACGCGTGGATCACCGCCTGCCTCCAGGCGATCGGCGACCGGCAAGCCTTCCTCGCGAACCAGGATCCCCTCCTCCTCGATGAGCTCGAATTCTCCTCGGCTGAAGACGTCAAGCGCGCCTTCATCCTCTGCCGCTGCGATACGAGCTCCGGCAAGGAGCGCCTCGTCTGGTCCAACATGAGCGACTACGACGCCGAGCGCTTCTTCGAGGCTTACAACGTCGGCCTCCAGCACGTCAGCGAGATCCTTCGAGACAAGAACCTATGGTGA
- a CDS encoding serine/threonine-protein kinase — MELQPGHLVAGRFRVVRFLGEGAVSAVYEAVDDVRGHRVAVKLLHRELSQNTEIVQRFEREAEAASRIGSEHIVLVYGAGASPEGRFIVLEYLDGGTLADLLRKRRPLPAEEAVSLVVQLLAGLSKAHALGIVHRDLKPANLFLVPGPQGGEFLKILDFGASKLTNAGQALTRTGAMVGTPMYMSPEQIRSSDKVDPRSDVYAAGVILYESVTGKVPFDVRNAIELAFRVVSQDPPPPETHLPSLDPELSAVIRRAMSRDPDARFQTAAEMHEALGGWLQKHGIPLPPETRTAPAAVLTAVPTATPRAAPVGSRSVRLYVAVGLGVLLVVALVLYVALG; from the coding sequence ATGGAGCTCCAGCCTGGTCATCTCGTCGCGGGGCGCTTTCGTGTCGTGCGATTCCTCGGCGAGGGCGCGGTGAGCGCTGTGTACGAGGCCGTCGACGACGTGCGGGGCCACCGCGTCGCGGTGAAGCTCCTGCACCGCGAGCTCTCGCAGAACACCGAGATCGTCCAGCGATTCGAGCGCGAGGCCGAGGCCGCGAGCCGCATCGGCTCCGAGCACATCGTCCTCGTGTATGGCGCGGGGGCCTCCCCCGAGGGACGATTCATCGTCCTCGAATACCTCGACGGCGGCACGCTCGCCGATCTCTTGCGAAAGCGCCGCCCGCTCCCTGCCGAGGAGGCCGTCTCGCTCGTCGTCCAGCTCCTCGCCGGCTTATCGAAGGCGCACGCGCTCGGCATCGTGCACCGCGATTTGAAGCCCGCGAACCTCTTCCTCGTGCCGGGCCCGCAGGGCGGCGAATTCCTCAAGATCCTCGACTTCGGCGCCTCGAAGCTCACGAATGCGGGCCAGGCCCTCACGCGCACCGGGGCCATGGTCGGCACGCCGATGTACATGTCGCCCGAGCAGATCCGCAGCTCCGACAAGGTCGACCCGCGCTCGGACGTGTATGCAGCGGGCGTGATTCTTTACGAGAGCGTCACGGGCAAGGTCCCGTTCGACGTGCGAAACGCGATCGAACTCGCGTTTCGCGTGGTCTCGCAGGATCCGCCGCCGCCGGAGACGCATCTGCCCTCGCTCGATCCCGAGCTCTCGGCGGTCATTCGCCGCGCGATGTCACGCGACCCCGACGCCCGCTTCCAGACGGCCGCGGAGATGCATGAAGCGCTCGGCGGATGGCTGCAGAAGCATGGCATTCCCTTGCCGCCGGAGACGCGCACCGCGCCCGCTGCCGTGCTGACGGCCGTGCCGACGGCCACGCCGCGCGCGGCGCCCGTGGGATCACGGTCCGTTCGGCTGTATGTGGCCGTTGGGCTTGGCGTGTTGCTCGTCGTCGCGCTCGTGCTTTACGTCGCCTTGGGATGA
- a CDS encoding aldehyde dehydrogenase family protein has protein sequence MSRHLLYIDGAWRESARTHTIKSPFSGRIVAVAEEADEALMERALSAAKAAQTRFRKTSRYLRSRLLAAMARRIDEDRAKFVTSIVDEAGKPAALADAEVSRAITTFIVGAEEAKRYGGEVFPVDIDAAGRAYEPGTSLFVPRGPVLAITPFNFPLNLVAHKVVPALAIGAPVLIKPAPQTPGAVRLLAEVFEAAANEVSESRETIPLAALQTITAPNEVTGRAIRDPRVAVVSFTGSASVGWSIQGMARGKRTVLELGGNAAVLVHGGADLVRAAARVAYGAFAYAGQVCISVQNVWVEESVEEAFRGFLLEEVGRIKTGDPRGEGVLVGPVIDGKAADRITAWIDEAQKAGANVLCGGKREGNLLQPTVLDRPGEALAVVREEVFGPVLNLLTYRDVGEAIEAVNRSKYGLQAGVFTDSLRVARRTVEDLEVGGVMINEVPTYRADHMPYGGVKESGLGREGVRYAMEEYSERKTVISYRG, from the coding sequence ATGAGCCGGCACCTGCTCTACATTGACGGCGCTTGGCGGGAATCGGCCCGCACGCACACCATCAAATCCCCTTTCAGCGGCCGCATCGTCGCCGTCGCGGAGGAGGCGGACGAAGCCCTCATGGAGCGCGCGCTCTCGGCCGCGAAGGCCGCGCAGACGCGCTTCCGCAAGACGAGCCGGTACCTGCGCAGCCGCCTCCTCGCGGCGATGGCGCGGCGGATCGACGAGGATCGGGCGAAGTTCGTCACGTCGATCGTCGACGAGGCCGGCAAACCCGCGGCGCTCGCGGACGCCGAGGTGTCCCGCGCGATCACCACGTTCATCGTCGGCGCCGAGGAGGCCAAGCGGTATGGCGGCGAGGTCTTCCCCGTCGACATCGACGCGGCGGGCCGCGCGTACGAGCCCGGCACGAGCCTCTTCGTCCCGCGGGGGCCCGTCCTCGCGATCACGCCCTTCAACTTTCCGCTGAACCTCGTCGCGCACAAGGTCGTCCCTGCGCTCGCGATCGGCGCGCCCGTGCTCATCAAGCCGGCGCCGCAGACGCCGGGCGCCGTGCGCCTGCTCGCGGAGGTCTTCGAGGCGGCGGCGAACGAGGTCTCCGAGAGCCGCGAGACCATCCCGCTCGCCGCGCTCCAGACGATCACCGCGCCGAACGAGGTCACGGGCCGCGCCATTCGGGATCCACGCGTCGCCGTCGTCAGCTTCACGGGCAGCGCTTCGGTCGGCTGGAGCATCCAGGGCATGGCGCGCGGCAAGCGCACCGTGCTCGAGCTCGGCGGCAATGCGGCGGTCCTCGTGCATGGCGGGGCCGACCTCGTCCGCGCCGCCGCGCGCGTCGCGTACGGCGCTTTCGCGTATGCCGGCCAGGTCTGCATTTCCGTGCAAAACGTGTGGGTCGAGGAGAGCGTCGAGGAGGCGTTCCGCGGCTTCTTGCTGGAGGAGGTCGGCCGCATCAAGACGGGCGATCCGCGCGGCGAGGGCGTGCTCGTCGGCCCGGTCATCGACGGCAAGGCGGCCGACCGCATCACGGCGTGGATCGACGAGGCGCAAAAGGCGGGCGCGAACGTCCTTTGCGGCGGCAAGCGCGAGGGCAACCTCCTCCAGCCGACGGTCCTCGATCGTCCGGGCGAGGCGCTCGCGGTCGTGCGCGAGGAGGTCTTTGGCCCGGTGCTCAACCTGCTCACCTACCGCGACGTCGGCGAGGCCATCGAGGCTGTGAATCGCTCGAAGTATGGCCTGCAGGCGGGCGTCTTCACCGACAGCTTGCGCGTCGCGCGTCGTACGGTCGAGGATCTCGAGGTCGGCGGCGTCATGATCAACGAGGTCCCCACCTATCGCGCCGATCACATGCCTTATGGCGGCGTGAAGGAATCCGGTCTTGGCCGCGAGGGCGTGCGTTACGCGATGGAAGAGTACAGCGAGCGCAAGACCGTCATTTCGTACAGGGGATAG
- a CDS encoding ABC transporter substrate-binding protein: MIRMSSWVSAAGLAVLGIASLGCQGEKKPEGAAPTGSAAPAAQKPADPAEKFKGQTLNILAWEGYADPKFTKGFEEKYGVTVKGTYFGSSDELVAKLKSSPGVYDIVSPSSDVAYTLVQGGLVDPIDTSKIANWGDLADALKNLEDAKKDGKQYGVPFTWGPDYLIYDANVVKEEPKSWKVFYDAQYKGKVTLWDDISNIYLVGQIMGLDKTNQAALYNMTDEQLAEAKKKLVELKPQVRKYWATAGELNDLFKNKEVVLAVGWPLTVGTLNKEGLNLKGVIPEEGATGWIDRLMITSSSKNKDLALAYLDYVTSPKAQALVFEATGGYCVANAKAKEHMSEDLKKSPCVTEGETYFKRLNFWQYVKERKKYNELWNEVKSAK; this comes from the coding sequence ATGATTCGTATGTCTTCGTGGGTATCGGCGGCGGGCCTCGCCGTGCTCGGGATCGCTTCGCTCGGCTGTCAGGGCGAAAAGAAGCCGGAGGGCGCGGCGCCGACGGGCAGCGCGGCGCCCGCGGCGCAGAAGCCGGCCGACCCTGCCGAGAAATTCAAGGGCCAGACCTTGAACATCCTCGCGTGGGAGGGTTATGCCGATCCCAAGTTCACGAAGGGGTTCGAGGAGAAATACGGCGTCACCGTCAAGGGCACGTATTTCGGTTCGAGCGATGAGCTCGTGGCGAAGCTCAAGTCGAGCCCGGGCGTGTACGACATCGTCTCGCCGTCGTCGGACGTCGCGTATACCCTCGTGCAGGGCGGCCTCGTCGATCCGATCGACACCAGCAAGATCGCGAACTGGGGTGACCTCGCGGACGCGCTGAAGAACCTCGAAGACGCGAAGAAGGACGGCAAGCAATACGGCGTCCCCTTCACCTGGGGCCCCGATTACCTCATTTACGACGCCAACGTCGTGAAGGAGGAGCCGAAGAGCTGGAAGGTCTTCTACGACGCCCAGTACAAGGGCAAGGTCACCCTCTGGGACGACATCTCGAACATCTATCTCGTCGGCCAGATCATGGGGCTCGACAAGACGAACCAGGCGGCGCTCTACAACATGACGGACGAGCAGCTCGCCGAGGCGAAGAAGAAGCTCGTCGAGCTCAAGCCCCAGGTGCGCAAGTACTGGGCGACCGCGGGTGAGCTGAACGATCTCTTCAAGAACAAGGAGGTCGTCCTGGCCGTCGGCTGGCCGCTCACGGTCGGCACGCTCAACAAGGAGGGGTTGAACCTCAAGGGCGTGATCCCCGAGGAGGGCGCGACGGGCTGGATCGATCGGCTCATGATCACCTCGTCCTCGAAGAACAAGGACCTCGCGCTCGCGTACCTCGATTACGTCACGTCGCCCAAGGCCCAGGCGCTCGTCTTCGAGGCGACGGGCGGGTATTGCGTGGCAAACGCGAAGGCCAAGGAGCACATGTCCGAGGACCTCAAGAAGAGCCCGTGTGTCACCGAGGGCGAGACGTACTTCAAGCGCCTGAACTTCTGGCAATACGTGAAGGAGCGCAAGAAGTACAACGAGCTCTGGAACGAGGTGAAGAGCGCGAAGTAG